One Carettochelys insculpta isolate YL-2023 chromosome 1, ASM3395843v1, whole genome shotgun sequence genomic window, gtgaggcaggacttgcccttggtgaatccatgttgactactttccTCAGGAGCTCTCAAACAACGGTTTACCTTCATTTGGCTCTACAGGGGCAACTTACATATTACAAAGACACCTTCGATACGTGTAGTAATCTCAGGCAAACCACTTCACTTGACAGACACtcgcagtaagtaattttcttcccctccccctcttgcACCCTCCTTCTGTCcaatgtagctgatttgtcagtttttatttcacacagaatcacagggctggaagggacctcaggaggtcgtctagtccagccccctgcatcaagcaggatcagcccccaccaagtcatcccagccaggaccttgtccagctacgacttaaaaacctcaagggatggagaatccaccacctctctaggcaacacattccagtgcttcaccacccgcctggtgaagtagtttttcctaatatctaacctactgtgatggagttcaggggtccccctgcactgcaccccgtctgctggcaggagagacttactcagcaggtacaacagaaggtttattaggcaacagaagcccagtttctcacagaagcgacagtacagcagccagagacagtccttccaacccgtcctggggagaagaccccgaggggtgcccctctggggtgtagctttccccctcctcaggctggctgccttccagctctccctttcctagcctctaactgccgcccccgattcaaaacccagctcagctcctccctgctctttgttcaggcagaggtgttacctgccagttgtagccccaggctcatccttagccactgggagctgctgcttgcctcagacatccagcctgactctcacatgcactccccacactccatcacacagccccctcttcagcttcagaccattactccttgttctgccgtctgacaccactgagaacagtttctcactctcctctttagagctccccttcaggaagttgaaggctgctattgaatcacctctaagtcttcccttctgtaaactagacaagcccaaatccctcagcctctcctcacaggtcttgtgctccagccccttaatcatttttgttgcccttcactaaacctgctccagcaaatccacatcttttttatactggggggcccaaaactggacacaatagtccagatgtggcctcaccagtgccgaataaagaggaataactacttccctagatctgctcgaaatgctcctcctaatgcaccccagtatgccgttagccttcttggctgcaggggcgcactgtttactcatatccagcctttcatccaccagaacccctaggtccctttccatcctactgctgctgagccagtcggtccccagcctgtaacaatgcttgtggggtggggtggggggggggaggatgaGCACGAGCACCAGCTATAAGAGagagagctgggcatgggggttcAGCCGGCGGGGGCCAGGCtgtgctggcagggggctggattcctTTAacctcacctcgagctccagccgtcgcagctctgcggcgggggactctgcccgcgatggaccaccgctagctgagcgcgacctggtgggcaccacATCTGTCTGACGGCgccgagcccccgctcctgtctcAGAATCCAAAACCTCCCCGGGGGCGACTGGCCACttcctgccgggacaggctctgccccacccggatcggtcattctcttccagctgggccttggtcgccttccccgtggtcaggcccctctcactgcacagccctgctagctctgccttcaggagtcaggCATAAcccatctccccgctgtctcctggggtatccactcaccagcagcagctgcagcaccgcAAGGCTCCCACGAAtcgctctgttccacctctggctcttgaaactccttctcctgcgctcagtCAGTCGCTGCTGGGAGCTGATCCGTGGGTGCAGCGCATCCCACTCTGACAGTgggatggggttcggggtccccaagctttgcccccggccgcaggcaggagtgactctcactcagcaggtggaacaggagGTTTAGgaggcgacagagcccagctcagcacagaggggttagtacagctggcagagacagtccttccaacccgtcctggggagaggagcccgaggggggcccctctggggtgtagcctcccccctctccaggctggctgccttccagctccctctcccccagcttctcactgctgcccccgattcaaacccagctcagctcctccctgctctgtgttcagggcagaggtgtcacctgccagcctaggttacagccccaggggtcaccccagctggggcagggggcaactgctcagcctgtcactcaaacacaccctgccccactgcacccccccaccctgcgcTGTGCAACCTGGGGGGCTCTGTGGTGTGTGACACCCCCCTTCACTGcccccagtcctgctctgccccccagctggaggCAGTGCTGGGTTAGTGCCAGGTGcgatttctctccagcccgggtgtGGGCCAGGACATCTGCTCCTTCGCCTTCATCGCCGCCAGCCCCTTCCATGGCCACGTGCTCTGGTGCGAGCCCAATGCTGCTGGGCTGAGCAAGGCGCTGCTGGCTGCCTGCATGGTGAGAGCCTGGCCCCTGCCtccagggcccccccagcccggctcgGCCCCTGCCTCCGAGGCCCTGCAGCaggaccccagcctggccctgccccttcctctgggACTCCCCAGCCTGACACGGACCTGGCCCCCACAGAACGGCCTCTCCCTTTGTTACACTGCTCCTCTGAGCGCCAGCTGctaacccccagctccccccagcggCACCGTCCGCAGAGCCCGGAGGCCCGGCCGtaagcccccacctcctgcctgggctgcagcatcCGCAGGGCAGCCTGAGAGCCAAACGCCTCGGGGCACAGCCGCCGTGGGCCCCCGGCCCCCCAGGCTGCAGGCATGGCAGGGTGTCCTCGGCCCCTCTCTGTTCTGGACAGTGGAGCGGGCGCACGCCCCGGCACCCTCCGGAGCCGCGTCTCCGTGGGGGGTAAGCTGGGTGCTGTACTGAGCGCCCAGTGAACTCGGCTCGGCGGGCGGCCGCTcagcagggccaggcccccacgcgggagcaggaggtgggtgctgcagccccagcacccagccGCACGCCCGTCTTGGGCTGGTCTTTCAGCGAGGGGCCAggccggctcggctcggctcagcaCAGCCGCCACTGGTGCCAGAGGGCCTGGACgtgggtgaagggcagggcgggctgcaggccctggcagagGCGGGGGTCGGCGGAGCGGCCAGTGCGCAGGGCGCAGAGCAGGGCGGCCTTGCAGCCCGGGTCGCAGAGCTGCACCGGGTGCCCCTTGTGGCGCAGGTACCAGAAGTGCTGGAACAGCCGCTCGTCCGCCTGGAGGCGCCGGAGCAGCCGGTCCCAGTCGGCGGGGAAGGTGCTGGGCAGCCCGTAGGCCTGGCGGGCCCGGTACAGCTGCCGCCAGCGCGGCTCGGCCCCCGGCGCGTTGGCCTCCGTCAGGTTCAGGATGAAGGTCTCGTGGTCCAGCACCATGTGGGAACTGCCGGGGTAGTCGCCGTCCAGCTCGTAGACGCGGTAGCCTGGGGGAGCCGAGCAGAGCGGCGACTCAGGCCCTGCGCCCGGGGAGGAACAGCCCCCTGCCGGCCGAACCCCACCGCCGGGGGcggcccccctcccgcccccccactggccgaacccccacccctgggggcGGCCCCCATCCGGCCCCCCCGCCggcacagcctggcccctgcCGGCCGAACCCCCTCCCCAAGGGGCAGCCCTATCCGGCCCCCCGCCggcacagcctggcccctgccagccGAACCCCCTCCCCAAGGGGCAGCCCTATCCGGCCCCCCGCCggcacagcctggcccctgcCGGCTGAACCCCACCGCTGGGGGCGGCCCCCCTCCGGCCCCCCCGCTGGCCaaacccccacccctgggggcggcccccatccagcccccccgccggcacagcctggcccctgcCGGCCGAACCCCCTCCCCAAGGGGCAGCCCTATCCGGCCCCCCGCCggcacagcctggcccctgcCGGCTGAACCCCACCGCTGGGGGCGGCCCCCCTCCGGCCCCCCCGCTGGCCaaacccccacccctgggggcggcccccatccagcccccccgccggcacagcctggcccctgcCGGCCAAACCCCCTCCCCAAGGGGCAGCCCTATCCGGCCTCCCGCTGGCACAGCCCCAACCCTCACCGGCAGCCCagtctgtccccccacccccgggggcagcccccatccagcccccccgCCAGCATAGCCTGGCCCCTGCCGGCCGAACCCCCACCCCAAGGGGCAGCCCTATCCGGCCCCCCGCCAGCACAGCCTGGCCCCTGCCGGCTGAACCCCACCGCCGGGGCcagcccccatccagcccccccgCTGGCTGAACCCCAACCCTCACCGGCAGCCCAgtctgtcccctcacccctgggggccgccccgccctgccctcacCGGGGTTCAGGTTGATGTAGGTGGTGACGCTGGGCGCCACAAAGGCCACGGAGACGGGGCGCGTGAGCGTCTCCTCGTCGTAGAACATCTCAAAATCGTCCACGTGCGTGTGGCCGAAGAACTGGGCAGCGATGGTGCCCTCGAACCTGCCGCAGGTGGGCAGAGACAGGCGTCAGGGGCTGGCCGCTCCCTGGGGCCCTGGCCTGCAGCGCAGCCCCATGGCGGGGGGCTGAGCCCGGCCAGactctgccccaggctctgcacacGCCCGACGGGATGGGTGGGACCCCACTTGTCGCCCCATCCCAGGCCCGCGGCAGGGGGCCGGAGCAGGCAGTGCTCGGggcgggacccaggcgtccggggcagCGCTCACCTGTCGACAATGCGATAGTagttccagctccagctcctcaggCAGTGGGCCGGGGGGATGTGCCCGATGACGTGCACCTGGGACAGCGGCCGGCGTgagcggggtggggctgggacagccccaaggcagccccagcaactccctgccccccacctccaacctCCCTGAGGcagccaccgccccccagcccccacctccaactGCCCCGTGgagccccagcgccccccacctccaccggcCCCCGGCCCCCCCTGCCTCCAACCGCCCCGAGGAGCCCccggccccccccacctccaccggcccccggccccccctgcctccaaccgccccgaggagccccagcaactccctgccccccacctccaccggctcccggccccccctgcctccaaccgccccgaggagccccagcgccccccacctccaccggcCCCCCCTGCCTCCAACCGCCCCGTGgagccccagcgccccccccacctccaccggcCCCCGGCCCCCCCTGCCTCCAACCGCCCCGAGGAGCCCccggccccccccacctccaccggccccccctgcctccaaccgccccgaggagccccagcaactccctgccccccacctccaccggcCCCCGGCCCCCCCTGCCTCCAACCGCCCCGTGgagccccagcgccccccacctccaccggcCCCCGGCCCCCCCTGCCTCCAACCGCCCCGTGgagccccagcgccccccacctccaccggcCCCCCCTGCCTCCAACAGCCCCGAGGAACCCCAgcgacccccagcccccaccttcaCCGGCCCCCCCTGCCTCCAACAGCCCCGAGGAGCCCCAGCGACCCCCACCTCCACCGGCCCCCCCTGCCTCCAACCGCCCCGTGgagccccagcgccccccacctccaccggcTTCCGGCCCCCCCTGCCTCCAACAGCCCCGAGGAGCCCCAGCGCCCCCACCTCCACCGGCTCCCGGCCCCCCCTGCCTCCAACAgccccgaggagccccagcacccccacctccaccggcCCCCCCTGCCTCCAACTGCCCCGTGgagccccagcgccccccacctccaccggcCCCCGGCCCCCCCTGCCTCCAACCGCCCCGTGgagccccagcgccccccacctccaccggcCCCCGGCCCCCCCTGCCTCCAACCGCCCCGTGgagccccagcgccccccacctccaccggcCCCCCCGCCTCCAACAGCCCCGAGGAACCCCAgcgacccccagcccccacctccacgggctcccggccccccctgcctccaacagccccgaggagccccagcgccccccacctccaccggcCCCCGGCCCCCCCTGCCTCCAACCGCCCCGTGgagccccagcgccccccacctccaccggcCCCCCCGCCTCCAACAGCCCCGAGGAACCCCAgcgacccccagcccccacctccaccggctcccggccccccctgcctccaacagccccgaggagccccagcgccccccacctccaccggcCCCCGGCCCCCCCTGCCTCCAACCACCCCGTGgagccccagcgccccccacctccaccggcCCCCCCGCCTCCAACAGCCCCGAGGAACCCCAgcgacccccagcccccacctccacggGCTCCCGGCCCCCCCTGCCTCCAACAGCCCCGAGGAGCCCCAGCGACCCCCACCTCCACCGGCCCCCGGCCCCCCCTGCCTCCAACCGCCCCGTGgagccccagcgccccccacctccaccggcTCCCGGCCCCCCCTGCCTCCAACAGCCCCGAGGAACCCCACTGCcgcccacccccaacctccctgaGGCAGCCACCGCCCCCCTCCTACACCGGCCCCCAACAGCCCCAAGGTGGccactggcccccagcccccccgtggagccccactggcccccccacctccaaccgCCCCGTGGagccccaccgcccccacctccaccagcccCCAACAGCCCCGAGGTGGCCaccagcccccggcccccccaactcccaccgCCCCGTGGAGCCCcagcaactccctgccccccacctccaacagCCCTGAGGCagccaccgccccccacccccccgaagagccccaccgcccccacctCCAACCGCCCCATggagctcccccgccccccgtgccCCCAGGAAAggcccctcctggagccaggccagcagagcCCCACCTTCTCGCCCCGCTGCTccgcagcctgcagcacccccaccagccactgcagctgccccGCCGGGTCGGTGGCgttgagcagcagccagaagttgGCCTGCGAGCAGAAGTTCATGTTGAGGGAGACGAGGCGCAGACCGGGCCGCAGGCGCAGCGTGTAGAACCCGCCGACCCTGTGGGGAGCCCAGtcaggcgggggggagggcggcttctgccctgcccccccagagcgcACCCCCCCACCCGGCCAGCCTCCGCCCCCCCAGAGCGCGCCCCCCCACCcggcctgctctgccccccaggccagcCTCCGCCCCCCCAGAGCGCACCCCCCAGCCGGCGAGCCTCCGCCCCCCCAGAGCGCGCCCCCCCACCCGGCCAGCCTCCGCCCCCCCAGAGCGCGCCCCCCCACCcggcctgctctgccccccaggccagcCTCCGCCCCCCCAGAGCGCCCCCCCACACCCGGCCAGCCTCCGCCCCCCCAAAGCACCTCCCCCACCcggcctgctctgccccccaggccagcctctgccccccccagagcgccccctccacccagccagtCTCCGCCCCCCCAGAgcgcctcccccacccagcctgctctgtcccccaggccagcctccacccccccagagcacccccccacctggCCTACTCTGCCCCCCAGAGCGCCTCCCCCACCcggcctgctctgccccccaggccagcctctgcccccccagactgccccccccacccagccagcctccgccccccaggccagcctccatccccccagagcgcccccccacccccagccaccctctcccagcagcccccctacccagccagcctccaccccccccgagtgcccccccacacccagccagccccccccggcagcccccccagagcacccccccacacctagCAGCCTCCcacacagcgcctcccccacccggcctgccctgcccccgccaatTGCCTCCCCCACCTGACCAGCTTCCGCCCTCCCAGAGCGCCCCCCCACATccagccagcctcccccagcagcccccccacccggacagcctctgcccctgcagagcgcccccccacacccagccgaTCTCCCCTGCCAgagtgcccccccacacccagccagccctgccccccagagcgactccccacccacccagcctttccctaccaccccagccccagccctgccccacctgaggGTCTGCAGCGCCtcggggggcagccagccctgccaggcctCGGCCATGGCCCCGTAGAGCCAGGCAGAGGACTGGTTGCCCTGCACGTAGGGCGGCGGGAAGCCGTTGACGGGCGCGGCCTCGTGGTTGCCCACGGCGGGGTAGACGGGCAGGGGTGCCAGGTACTTGCGCAGCAGGGCGCTGAGGGTGCGTAACGCCAGCAGCTGGTCGGCCCGGCTCTGCTGCCACACGTTGTGGGCGGGGAGGTCGCCCGCCCAGTACaccagctgggggcggggggcgcgcgccaggtgctgcagcaggttcttgaTGGTGTGCAGCGGCAGGTCGCACTTGCCGTACTCCCCCCAGTAGCCGGCGCCCGCCGAGGGGGAGCCCTGCGCCCGGCCGCCCCGGCAGCACAGCGGGTCGCCGCAggtgggggcgctgccgggcgcGTAGGCCCGGTCCCAGTGCATGTCGGTGAGAAAGAGCAGGCGGGCGGTAGGGGCGCCGGGCGGCGGCGGGGCAGGTGGCACCACAGGGGGCTTGGGGGTGGTGGGCAGCGTGATGTTCCAGTCGGCCAGGATGTCCCAGTGCCCGCAGCGGGCGCCCACCAGCAGGCCGCAGATCTCCGCCGGGCGCAGCACCGAGCGCGCCCACACCGACACCACgtccttctggaagagctgcacCGCCTGGCTGCACACCTGGGGGCGCGCCAGCCGCAGCACCGTGCACAGCTCGGTCGCCAGCCAGCCCAGGCGCGCCTCGCTCGGCTCCATCTGCAAGGAGGGGGCGTCAGGGCGCATGCCAGGGCCCcccggcagcccagcccagcccagcccagcccagcccagctgggtcaGCCGCTGCTGGGACAGAcagccccagcgccccccggcagcccagcccagcccagcccagcccacctggGTTAGCCGCTGCTGGGACAGAcagccccagcgccccccggcagcccagcccagcccagcccagcacacctGGGTTAGCCGCTGATGGGACAGAAGGCCCCAGGGCCATCACTGCAGCTCGGCCACCAAGGGGCAaacacccttaactctgcccactCTCCCAGCAGCCTGCCGCCTCCGTCTCCCATGCGCTCAGCCGCGGCCCCACTGCgtcctggcccctcccagacaccaggAAGCCCTGGGCACCCCAGCGTGGGTGGGCGCACCCTGAACAGCAAGTATGGGCTTgcagcccttcccccccagcagaagaggaacccaggcgtcccggctcgtgcccctcccccacgccaGGGCCGCGGAAGAGCCCAGGCGTCCCGGCtcgtgcccctcccccacgccaGGGCCGCGGAAGAGCCCAGGCGTCCCGGCtcgtgcccctcccccacgccaGGGCCGCGGAAGAGCCCAGGCGTCCCGGCtcgtgcccctccccccgccagggcCGCGGaagaacccaggcgtcccggctcgtgcccctccccccgccagggcCGCGGAAGAGCCCAGGCGTCCGAGGGCTGGGCCGGCGGTACCTGCACGCCCTGGTCGATGGCGGAGAAGAGCAGGCGGCAGACCGGGCAGCTCAGGTTCCGCCAGCCGAACTGCGCCCCCGCGGccgccagctgctcctccagcgccgccgggccgggccgggccgagccgagccgggccagcgcccccagcccggccagcgCCAGCAGCACCCGCAGCCGGGCGGCCTGGGCCATGGCGAGCCGCTGCGCTGCCGAGCCGAGCCCGTCCCACGGCCCGGACCGGACCGCCTGCCTCCGCCCCCCGGCCGCCCTGCACCGCCCCTCCCCGTCccgccccccgggccgccctGCACCGCCCCTCCCCGTCCCGCCCCCCGGCcgcctccgccccgccccccgggccgccctgcaccgccccgccccccggccgccGGTGGGGTGCAGCGGCTCGGGCGCTACAGGGGGTG contains:
- the SMPD1 gene encoding sphingomyelin phosphodiesterase codes for the protein MAQAARLRVLLALAGLGALARLGSARPGPAALEEQLAAAGAQFGWRNLSCPVCRLLFSAIDQGVQMEPSEARLGWLATELCTVLRLARPQVCSQAVQLFQKDVVSVWARSVLRPAEICGLLVGARCGHWDILADWNITLPTTPKPPVVPPAPPPPGAPTARLLFLTDMHWDRAYAPGSAPTCGDPLCCRGGRAQGSPSAGAGYWGEYGKCDLPLHTIKNLLQHLARAPRPQLVYWAGDLPAHNVWQQSRADQLLALRTLSALLRKYLAPLPVYPAVGNHEAAPVNGFPPPYVQGNQSSAWLYGAMAEAWQGWLPPEALQTLRVGGFYTLRLRPGLRLVSLNMNFCSQANFWLLLNATDPAGQLQWLVGVLQAAEQRGEKVHVIGHIPPAHCLRSWSWNYYRIVDRFEGTIAAQFFGHTHVDDFEMFYDEETLTRPVSVAFVAPSVTTYINLNPGYRVYELDGDYPGSSHMVLDHETFILNLTEANAPGAEPRWRQLYRARQAYGLPSTFPADWDRLLRRLQADERLFQHFWYLRHKGHPVQLCDPGCKAALLCALRTGRSADPRLCQGLQPALPFTHVQALWHQWRLC